From a region of the Bacteroidales bacterium genome:
- a CDS encoding 2-oxoacid:ferredoxin oxidoreductase subunit beta → MKTTDERIPKSDIELNRSDFVSDQMVKWCPGCGNHAILNSISQLFPRLGYKKENYVVVSGIGCSSRFPYYVSTYGFHGIHGRAAAIASGMKIANPSLSIWVNTGDGDSMAIGGNHFIHAIRRNIDMTIMLFNNQIYGLTKGQYSPTTPMGAITKTSPYGTLETPFNPAELVIGAQGTFFARTADNSPKDMSNILEEAALHRGTAVVELLQNCIIFADKTHAMVTGKEYREENQVFLKHGEPLLYGKDRNKGIRLNKLRLEAVEIGKNGITIDDILVHDQYEQDPIIQLMIAKMAPPHLPMAVGIIRAAKAPTFDRLVDEQIEAQKAKSPIKCVDDLLNSGDIIEIK, encoded by the coding sequence ACGAAAGAATCCCAAAAAGCGATATAGAACTGAACAGAAGTGATTTCGTGAGCGACCAGATGGTCAAATGGTGTCCCGGTTGCGGCAATCATGCCATCCTGAACTCCATCTCCCAATTATTTCCCAGGCTTGGTTACAAAAAAGAAAACTATGTGGTAGTATCCGGGATCGGATGTTCTTCCCGGTTCCCTTATTATGTAAGCACATACGGTTTCCACGGTATCCACGGCCGGGCAGCTGCCATTGCCTCGGGTATGAAAATCGCCAATCCTTCCCTGAGCATATGGGTCAACACCGGAGACGGTGATTCCATGGCTATCGGAGGCAATCATTTTATCCATGCGATACGGCGCAATATCGACATGACCATCATGTTGTTCAACAACCAGATATATGGTCTTACAAAAGGACAATATTCCCCCACCACTCCGATGGGAGCCATCACCAAAACCTCCCCTTACGGAACCCTGGAAACACCTTTCAACCCGGCCGAACTGGTGATCGGAGCGCAGGGCACTTTCTTTGCCCGTACGGCGGACAACAGCCCTAAAGACATGTCCAATATCCTGGAAGAAGCGGCATTACACCGGGGAACAGCCGTTGTCGAATTACTCCAGAACTGCATTATTTTTGCAGATAAGACCCATGCGATGGTTACGGGAAAAGAATACCGGGAGGAAAACCAGGTATTCCTGAAACATGGAGAACCATTGTTGTACGGAAAAGATAGAAACAAAGGCATCCGGCTGAACAAACTCCGGCTGGAAGCGGTGGAAATAGGCAAAAACGGGATCACTATCGATGATATCCTCGTACATGATCAATATGAGCAAGACCCTATCATCCAGTTGATGATCGCCAAAATGGCCCCACCTCATCTCCCCATGGCTGTCGGCATCATCCGTGCAGCAAAAGCACCTACATTCGACCGGTTGGTAGATGAACAGATCGAAGCCCAGAAAGCAAAATCTCCGATCAAATGTGTGGATGACCTTCTGAACAGTGGAGATATCATCGAAATAAAATAA